In Haliaeetus albicilla chromosome 30, bHalAlb1.1, whole genome shotgun sequence, a single genomic region encodes these proteins:
- the LOC138683004 gene encoding uncharacterized protein, which produces MEAPSGATEGTPKETAEAGPPAGRPYICSECGKAFGQWSKLERHRRSHTGERPNACGECGKRFAQRSHLAQHLRTHTGERPYKCGDCGKAFGWSSNLAQHRRTHTGERPYACAECGKAFSQSTNLVKHQRAHAGERPYACGQCRKAFYRSSDLLQHQASHSGERPYRCGQCGKSFAQRANLLKHGKTHGGEKPFRCGECGKGFVQSSELIQHQRSHSGEKPFACGECGKRFGHGATLAKHRRLHLGLQPHRCGECGRAFGLRSALARHQRAHGEERPFACGECGQAFALRSNLALHRRTHAGERPYRCGECGKAFGMSSTLVRHQRIHTGEKPYGCGECGRAFVRSAHLEQHRRTHTGERPYGCARCGRRFSQSSNLITHERVHLEEAHGAAQGRTSLEMSEGQPGSEASEGRPKTAVMEVQPSLEMSEVLPGSEGQPKTAVMEVQPSLEMSEVLPGSEGRPETAVMEVQPSLEMSEVLPGSETLEGHPKTAMMKVQPSLEMSEGQLGSEILEGRPKTKTFGMQPTADTSEGQPALETVEFLPGLETLEEHPKTEKLGVRQGLETLEEHTKTKKLGVRQVLETTEGHPKTKTLGVQPHLKTPEVLEGLESPGEHPTLETLEEHPKTEKLGVRQGLETLEEHPKTEKLGVHQGLETLEEHPKTEKLGVRQGLETLEEHPKTEKLGVRHGLETLEEHPKTKRLAVRQGLETLEEHPKTKKLGVHQGLETLEEHPKTKKLGVHQGLETLEEHPKTEKLGVRHGLETLEEHPKTEKLGVRHGLETLEEHPKTKRLAVRQGLETLEEHPKTKRLAVRHGLETLEEHPKTEKLGVRQGLETLEEHPKTEKLGVRQGLETLEEHPKTKRLAVRQRLETLEEHPKTEKLGVRQGLETLEEHPKTEKLGVRQGLETLEEHPKTEKLGVRQVLETTEGHPKTKTLGVQLHLKTPEVLEGLESPGEHPTLETLEEHPKTKKLGVRQGLETLEEHPKTEKLGVRQGLETLEEHPKTEKLGVRHGLETLEEHPKTKRLAVRQGLETLEEHPKTKKLGVRQGLETLEEHPKTEKLGVRQGLETLEEHPKTEKLGVRHGLETLEEHPKTKRLAVRQRLETLEEHPKTEKLGVRQGLETLEEHPKTEKLGVRQGLETLEEHPKTEKLGVRQVLETTEGHPKTKTLGVQLHLKTPEVLEGLESPGEHPTLETLEEHPKTKKLGVRHGLETLEEHPKTKRLAVRQGLETLEEHPKTKKLGVRQGLETTEGHPKTKKLGVHQGLETLEEHPKTEKLGVRHGLETLEEHPKTEKLGVRHGLETLEEHPKTKRLAVRQGLETLEEHPKTKRLAVRHGLETLEEHPKTEKLGVRQGLETLEEHPKTKRLAVRQRLETLEEHPKTEKLGVRQGLETLEEHPKTEKLGVRQGLETLEEHPKVETLGGRQGSEMTEGQPGLETSATQPEMTEKRPKPERLGVHQGLEMMEEHPKTEGHPTTGGAPRGAGPPRGGASPQAPNVPRGRGGTPPWDTVG; this is translated from the coding sequence CCGGaccccccgccggccgcccctaCATCTGCAGCGAATGCGGCAAAGCCTTCGGCCAGTGGTCGAAGCTGGAGCGTCACCGGCGGAGCCACACGGGCGAACGCCCCAACGCCTGCGGCGAGTGCGGCAAACGCTTCGCCCAACGCTCCCACCTAGCCCAGCACCTCCGGACCCACACCGGCGAGCGGCCCTACAAATGCGGCGACTGCGGCAAAGCCTTCGGTTGGAGCTCCAACCTGGCCCAGCACCGCCGGACCCACACCGGCGAGCGGCCTTACGCCTGCGCCGAATGCGGCAAAGCCTTCAGCCAAAGCACCAACCTGGTGAAACACCAGCGCGCCCACGCCGGCGAGCGACCCTACGCCTGTGGCCAGTGCCGGAAAGCGTTTTACCGTAGCTCCGACCTCCTCCAACACCAAGCCAGCCACTCCGGCGAGCGACCCTACCGTTGCGGCCAATGCGGCAAGAGCTTCGCCCAACGCGCCAACCTCCTCAAGCACGGCAAGACCCACGGCGGCGAGAAGCCCTTCCGCTGCGGCGAGTGCGGCAAAGGCTTCGTCCAAAGCTCGGAGCTCATCCAGCACCAGCGCAGCCACAGCGGCGAGAAACCCTTCGCCTGCGGCGAGTGCGGCAAACGCTTCGGCCACGGGGCCACCTTGGCCAAACACCGGCGGCTGCACCTGGGCTTGCAGCCGCACCGCTGCGGGGAGTGCGGGCGAGCTTTCGGCTTACGCTCGGCGCTGGCGCGGCATCAACGGGCGCACGGGGAGGAGCGACCCTTCGCCTGCGGGGAGTGCGGGCAAGCCTTCGCCCTCCGCTCCAACCTGGCCCTCCACCGGCGGACGCATGCCGGCGAGCGGCCCTACCGCTGCGGCGAATGCGGCAAGGCGTTCGGCATGAGCTCCACCCTGGTGCGGCACCAACGCATCCACACCGGCGAGAAACCCTACGGCTGCGGGGAATGCGGACGGGCTTTCGTCCGTAGCGCCCACCTGGAGCAGCACCGGCGGACCCACACCGGCGAGCGGCCCTACGGTTGCGCCCGTTGCGGCCGGCGCTTTAGCCAGAGCTCCAACCTCATCACCCACGAGCGGGTGCACCTGGAGGAGGCCCACGGGGCGGCGCAGGGGCGGACGAGTTTGGAGATGTCGGAGGGGCAACCGGGCTCGGAGGCGTCAGAGGGGCGGCCAAAGACCGCGGTGATGGAGGTTCAACCGAGTTTGGAGATGTCGGAGGTTCTACCAGGCTCGGAGGGGCAGCCAAAGACCGCGGTGATGGAGGTTCAACCGAGTTTGGAGATGTCGGAGGTTCTACCAGGCTCGGAGGGGCGGCCAGAGACCGCGGTGATGGAGGTTCAACCGAGTTTGGAGATGTCGGAGGTTCTACCAGGCTCAGAGACGTTGGAGGGGCACCCAAAGACCGCGATGATGAAGGTTCAACCGAGTTTGGAGATGTCGGAGGGTCAACTGGGCTCGGAGATCTTGGAAGGGCGCCCAAAGACCAAGACTTTTGGGATGCAGCCAACCGCGGACACATCGGAGGGTCAACCAGCCTTGGAGACGGTGGAGTTTCTACCAGGCTTGGAGACGTTGGAAGAGCACCCAAAGACCGAGAAACTTGGGGTGCGCCAAGGTTTGGAGACGTTGGAAGAGCACACAAAGACCAAGAAACTTGGGGTGCGCCAAGTTTTGGAGACAACGGAAGGGCACCCAAAGACCAAGACGCTTGGCGTGCAACCGCATTTGAAGACGCCGGAGGTTCTGGAAGGTTTGGAGAGCCCTGGGGAGCACCCAACTTTAGAGACATTGGAGGAGCACCCAAAGACCGAGAAACTTGGGGTGCGCCAAGGTTTGGAGACGTTGGAAGAGCACCCAAAGACCGAGAAACTTGGGGTGCACCAAGGTTTGGAGACGTTGGAGGAGCACCCAAAGACCGAGAAACTTGGGGTGCGCCAAGGTTTGGAGACGTTGGAGGAGCACCCAAAGACCGAGAAACTTGGGGTGCGCCACGGTTTGGAGACGTTGGAGGAGCACCCAAAGACCAAGAGACTTGCGGTGCGCCAAGGTTTGGAGACGTTGGAGGAGCACCCAAAGACCAAGAAACTTGGGGTGCACCAAGGTTTGGAGACGTTGGAGGAGCACCCAAAGACCAAGAAACTTGGGGTGCACCAAGGTTTGGAGACGTTGGAGGAGCACCCAAAGACCGAGAAACTTGGGGTGCGCCACGGTTTGGAGACGTTGGAGGAGCACCCAAAGACCGAGAAACTTGGGGTGCGCCACGGTTTGGAGACGTTGGAGGAGCACCCAAAGACCAAGAGACTTGCGGTGCGCCAAGGTTTGGAGACGTTGGAGGAGCACCCAAAGACCAAGAGACTTGCGGTGCGCCACGGTTTGGAGACGTTGGAGGAGCACCCAAAGACCGAGAAACTTGGGGTGCGCCAAGGTTTGGAGACGTTGGAGGAGCACCCAAAGACCGAGAAACTTGGGGTGCGCCAAGGTTTGGAGACGTTGGAGGAGCACCCAAAGACCAAGAGACTTGCGGTGCGCCAACGTTTGGAGACATTGGAGGAGCACCCAAAGACTGAGAAACTTGGGGTGCGCCAAGGTTTGGAGACGTTGGAGGAGCACCCAAAGACCGAGAAACTTGGGGTGCGCCAAGGTTTGGAGACGTTGGAGGAGCACCCAAAGACCGAGAAACTTGGGGTGCGCCAAGTTTTGGAGACAACGGAAGGGCACCCAAAGACCAAGACGCTTGGCGTGCAACTGCATTTGAAGACGCCGGAGGTTCTGGAAGGTTTGGAGAGCCCTGGGGAGCACCCAACTTTAGAGACATTGGAGGAGCACCCAAAGACCAAGAAACTTGGGGTGCGCCAAGGTTTGGAGACGTTGGAAGAGCACCCAAAGACCGAGAAACTTGGGGTGCGCCAAGGTTTGGAGACGTTGGAGGAGCACCCAAAGACCGAGAAACTTGGGGTGCGCCACGGTTTGGAGACGTTGGAGGAGCACCCAAAGACCAAGAGACTTGCGGTGCGCCAAGGTTTGGAGACATTGGAGGAGCACCCAAAGACCAAGAAACTTGGGGTGCGCCAAGGTTTGGAGACGTTGGAGGAGCACCCAAAGACCGAGAAACTTGGGGTGCGCCAAGGTTTGGAGACGTTGGAGGAGCACCCAAAGACCGAGAAACTTGGGGTGCGCCACGGTTTGGAGACGTTGGAGGAGCACCCAAAGACCAAGAGACTTGCGGTGCGCCAACGTTTGGAGACATTGGAGGAGCACCCAAAGACTGAGAAACTTGGGGTGCGCCAAGGTTTGGAGACGTTGGAGGAGCACCCAAAGACCGAGAAACTTGGGGTGCGCCAAGGTTTGGAGACGTTGGAGGAGCACCCAAAGACCGAGAAACTTGGGGTGCGCCAAGTTTTGGAGACAACGGAAGGGCACCCAAAGACCAAGACGCTTGGCGTGCAACTGCATTTGAAGACGCCGGAGGTTCTGGAAGGTTTGGAGAGCCCTGGGGAGCACCCAACTTTAGAGACATTGGAGGAGCACCCAAAGACCAAGAAACTTGGGGTGCGCCACGGTTTGGAGACGTTGGAGGAGCACCCAAAGACCAAGAGACTTGCGGTGCGCCAAGGTTTGGAGACGTTGGAGGAGCACCCAAAGACCAAGAAACTTGGGGTGCGCCAAGGTTTGGAGACAACGGAAGGGCACCCAAAGACCAAGAAACTTGGGGTGCACCAAGGTTTGGAGACGTTGGAGGAGCACCCAAAGACCGAGAAACTTGGGGTGCGCCACGGTTTGGAGACGTTGGAGGAGCACCCAAAGACCGAGAAACTTGGGGTGCGCCACGGTTTGGAGACGTTGGAGGAGCACCCAAAGACCAAGAGACTTGCGGTGCGCCAAGGTTTGGAGACGTTGGAGGAGCACCCAAAGACCAAGAGACTTGCGGTGCGCCACGGTTTGGAGACGTTGGAGGAGCACCCAAAGACCGAGAAACTTGGGGTGCGCCAAGGTTTGGAGACGTTGGAGGAGCACCCAAAGACCAAGAGACTTGCGGTGCGCCAACGTTTGGAGACATTGGAGGAGCACCCAAAGACTGAGAAACTTGGGGTGCGCCAAGGTTTGGAGACGTTGGAGGAGCACCCAAAGACCGAGAAACTTGGGGTGCGCCAAGGTTTGGAGACGTTGGAAGAGCACCCAAAGGTGGAGACGCTTGGAGGGCGTCAAGGCTCGGAGATGACGGAAGGTCAACCGGGTTTGGAGACGTCGGCAACTCAACCGGAGATGACGGAGAAGCGCCCAAAGCCGGAGAGACTTGGGGTGCACCAAGGGTTGGAGATGATGGAGGAGCACCCCAAGACCGAGGGGCACCCAACTACGGGGGGGGCACCCCGAGGTGCTGGACCCCCAAGGGGCGGAGCTTCTCCCCAGGCCCCAAACGTCCCGAGGGGGCGGGGAGGGACCCCACCCTGGGACACTGTTGGCTGA